A stretch of Arachis hypogaea cultivar Tifrunner chromosome 15, arahy.Tifrunner.gnm2.J5K5, whole genome shotgun sequence DNA encodes these proteins:
- the LOC112751173 gene encoding uncharacterized protein, producing the protein MASRLKEDEKNERVIRGLLKLEPNRRCINCNSLGPQYVCTNFWTFVCTNCSGIHREFTHRVKSISMAKFTSQEVNALQGGGNQRAKEIYFKEWDAQRNSFPDSSNVDRLRDFIKHVYVDRRFTVERANDKPPRGKGDNDIYENRRNDMYQGGSRSPPYEDTYERRYSDRSSSGGRSPGYDQESRQYGDYGRSPGRPPIVNDWRREDRRVSDGDYKVENQSPDRARDVGSSSPPVVRPVREILGENVVPLRISEPPKPNSGKAADGSVLTQRTTSSSSLASSNGNPVDVKPEITKSLIDFDADPEPPVAPAIPPAQQTNVSQPVVQPEKSSADNWASFDVASRATANSTPSPVNVNPLESVLSQLSVPASLPAHLSGVQAGPTVATAIPAGNATTPVSAGGFSAFPPSGSSGPSPGLATAPPPSNAGQWTGLQHQQPLFQANATHSTQQYKPHVGGAVNNQPWNISSVPTVQGHQNTPMPHAYHDAINPANTISVVSQPSTEVKSGGRKELPEDLFTVKYPSYPAPVPGWQMGLPHGMGLPRGMGVSVQYNNVVPMPSFPQQSKSVNPFDASGESPQVQAPTFPSMSSLHGALPSMPPSGAIHPASMGNPSHAWIPPPSSSYVSVLPGQAQTLPSAMGARNYMVQQMPPPNLPMPRPEASSFGTGGAVFGLSNPDQQLTNSFSTTPASNPFPAGGNPFG; encoded by the exons ATGGCGAGTAGGCTGAAGGAAGATGAGAAGAACGAGCGCGTAATTCGCGGTCTTCTTAAGCTTGAACCAAATCGAAGATGCATTAACTGCAACAGCTTG GGACCACAATATGTCTGCACAAATTTCTGGACGTTTGTTTGCACAAACTGTAGTGGAATACA CCGCGAATTCACCCATAGGGTTAAATCAATTTCAATGGCTAAATTTACTTCACAAGAAGTAAATGCTCTTCAAGGAGGAGGAAATCAG CGTGCaaaagaaatttattttaaagaatGGGATGCACAACGTAATTCTTTTCCTGATAGCAG TAATGTTGATCGGCTCCGGGACTTTATTAAGCATGTTTATGTGGATAGAAGATTTACTGTAGAGAGGGCTAACGACAAACCACCAAGAGGAAAG GGTGACAATGATATCTATGAAAACAGGAGAAATGACATGTATCAGGGAGGGTCTAGAAGCCCTCCATACGAGGACACATATGAACGGCGTTATAGTGACAGGTCTAGTTCAGGTGGAAGAAGTCCTGGATATGATCAAGAAAGTAGGCAATATGGTGACTATGGGAGGAGTCCTGGTCGTCCTCCAATAGTCAATGATTGGCGTCGTGAAGATCGTAGAGTATCTGATGGGGATTATAAGGTAGAAAATCAATCTCCTGATCGAGCCAGAGATGTTGGTTCTTCCAGTCCACCTGTGGTCCGACCTGTTAGAGAGATATTGGGGGAAAACGTAGTACCTCTTCGGATAAGTGAACCCCCCAAACCAAACAGTGGTAAAGCTGCAGATGGCTCTGTGTTGACACAG CGAACCACATCTTCCAGTAGCTTGGCGTCCAGCAATGGGAATCCAGTGGATGTTAAGCCTGAGATTACAAAGAGCCTTATTGATTTCGATGCTGATCCTGAACCACCTGTTGCTCCGGCAATTCCTCCAGCCCAACAAACTAATGTGTCTCAACCTGTTGTGCAGCCAGAAAAATCCAGTGCTGATAATTGGGCCTCTTTTGATGTTGCTTCTCGAGCTACAGCAAATTCAACTCCAAGCCCTGTGAATGTAAATCCACTTGAATCTGTGTTGTCGCAATTGTCAGTGCCAGCTTCTTTACCTGCACATCTTTCTGGAGTCCAAGCTGGCCCAACTGTTGCAACAGCCATTCCTGCGGGCAATGCGACAACACCTGTAAGTGCCGGCGGTTTCTCAGCTTTTCCACCAAGTGGTTCTTCAGGACCATCTCCTGGACTGGCAACAGCACCGCCTCCTAGTAATGCAGGACAGTGGACTGGTCTGCAGCATCAGCAACCATTGTTTCAAGCTAATGCTACCCATTCCACACAACAATATAAACCACATGTGGGTGGAGCTGTAAACAATCAG CCATGGAATATATCCTCTGTGCCGACAGTTCAAGGGCATCAAAATACACCAATGCCACATGCATACCATGATGCTATAAACCCTGCCAATACAATCAGTGTTGTTTCACAACCTTCCACTGAAGTAAAATCAGGTGGAAGAAAAGAACTTCCTGAG GATCTATTCACTGTGAAATACCCATCCTATCCTGCGCCGGTTCCAGGTTGGCAAATGGGTCTTCCCCATGGCATGGGTCTTCCCCGTGGCATGGGTGTCTCAGTGCAATATAATAATGTGGTG CCCATGCCAAGTTTTCCGCAGCAATCAAAATCTGTCAATCCATTTGATGCCAGCGGTGAATCTCCCCAAGTTCAAGCACCAACT TTTCCTTCCATGTCATCTTTGCATGGTGCTCTGCCTAGTATGCCACCTTCAGGAGCAATTCATCCTGCAAGCATGGGTAATCCATCACACGCCTGGATCCCGCCCCCGTCATCATCATATGTATCTGTCCTGCCTGGACAAGCACAAACTCTTCCATCAGCTATGGGAGCAA GGAATTACATGGTACAACAAATGCCACCACCTAACTTGCCAATGCCAAG GCCAGAAGCTAGTAGTTTCGGAACTGGAGGAGCTGTTTTCGGCTTGTCAAATCCAGATCAGCAGCTAACTAATTCATTCTCCACCACTCCTGCCTCTAATCCCTTCCCTGCAGGGGGGAACCCATTCGGCTGA